A genomic stretch from Lathyrus oleraceus cultivar Zhongwan6 chromosome 2, CAAS_Psat_ZW6_1.0, whole genome shotgun sequence includes:
- the LOC127118159 gene encoding phosphoinositide phospholipase C 6, with product MATFTYNYKMFKCFKRKYAITEQAPPSDVKQVFSEFSDGGSFISAKQLQRFFLEHQGETDCTEDDSKKIVENALQSRKGNQDSGGGGDGVSGTGEGLTVEEFFQFLSFDEFNGPLKSQVHHDMNAPLSHYFIYTGHNSYLTGNQLSSDCSDVPIIKALQLGVRVIELDIWPNSTKDDIDVVHGRTLTTPVSLLQCLKSIKEYAFVKSRYPIIITLEDHLTPDLQAKVAEMTTQTFGDMLYFPQTEPMTEFPSPESLKDRILISTKPPKEYLDTRQFKDTSDSEKEFSEEGSVSPALSAEADDKFNGSDVDDECFNPRDRKPDQQSAPEYKRLITIHAGKPKGQIRDHLIVAGNVKRLSLSEQELEKASVSYGADIVRFTQKNIIRVYPKGTRVTSSNYRPHIGWMYGAQMVALNMQGHGKSLWYMQGMFSANGGCGYVKKPEFLLAKVPRNECFDPKRTLPAKKTLKVKVYLGHGWSTDFSKTHFDTFSPPDFYTKICIVGVPADKIHKKTKIIHDDWFPVWDEEFDFPLSVPELALLSIEVREYDKHEKDDFGGQICLPIPELKSGFRAVPLYDQKGEKLKSVKLLMRFQFT from the exons ATGGCCACATTCACATACAACTACAAAATGTTCAAATGCTTCAAAAGAAAATACGCTATCACAGAGCAAGCACCGCCGTCCGACGTCAAACAAGTGTTTTCTGAATTCTCCGATGGCGGTTCGTTCATCTCCGCCAAACAGCTCCAACGGTTTTTTCTTGAACACCAAGGCGAAACGGATTGCACCGAAGATGATTCGAAAAAGATCGTTGAAAATGCTCTGCAGTCGCGGAAAGGGAATCAGGATAGCGGTGGCGGAGGTGATGGCGTTTCCGGTACCGGAGAGGGACTCACCGTTGAAGAATTCTTTCAGTTTTTGTCATTTGATGAATTCAATGGTCCTCTGAAATCACAG GTACATCATGATATGAATGCTCCTTTGTCACATTATTTCATATACACAGGACACAATTCCTATCTAACTGGGAATCAGCTAAGCAGCGATTGCAGTGATGTTCCAATCATAAAGGCGTTGCAACTAGGCGTCCGAGTAATTGAACTAGATATATGGCCAAATTCAACTAAAGACGACATCGATGTAGTTCATGGAAG GACACTTACCACTCCTGTCTCACTTCTTCAATGTTTGAAGTCCATAAAAGAATACGCATTCGTTAAATCTCGTTACCCTATCATTATAACTTTAGAAGATCATCTTACTCCAGATCTTCAAGCTAAAGTTGCAGAG ATGACAACTCAAACATTTGGAGATATGCTGTATTTTCCTCAGACAGAACCTATGACAGAATTCCCCTCACCAGAATCCCTAAAAGATCGAATTCTTATATCGACGAAACCACCAAAGGAATATCTTGATACTAGACAATTTAAGGATACCAGTGACAGTGAAAAGGAATTTAGTGAAGAAGGATCTGTGTCACCTGCCCTTAGTGCTGAAGCTGATGACAAA TTTAATGGAAGCGATGTTGATGATGAATGTTTCAATCCTCGCGATAGAAAACCAGACCAACAGAGTGCACCAGAGTACAAACGTTTGATTACAATCCATGCTGGTAAACCCAAGGGTCAAATAAGGGATCATCTAATAGTGGCTGGTAATGTTAAGCGCTTGAGCTTGAGTGAGCAGGAACTCGAAAAAGCTTCTGTGTCTTATGGAGCTGATATTGTTAG GTTTACACAGAAGAATATTATTCGAGTATATCCAAAGGGAACGCGTGTCACCTCGTCAAATTACAGGCCACATATAGGATGGATGTATGGTGCTCAGATGGTAGCACTTAACATGCAG GGGCATGGAAAATCACTCTGGTATATGCAAGGGATGTTTAGCGCAAATGGAGGGTGTGGTTATGTGAAAAAACCTGAGTTTCTTTTGGCAAAAGTTCCGCGCAATGAGTGTTTTGATCCAAAAAGAACTCTGCCAGCAAAGAAGACATTGAAG GTGAAAGTGTATTTGGGACATGGTTGGAGCACAGATTTTAGCAAAACACACTTTGATACATTCTCTCCTCCGGACTTTTACACAAAG ATTTGTATAGTTGGAGTACCAGCTGATAAAATCCATAAGAAGACCAAAATAATTCACGACGATTGGTTTCCGGTTTGGGATGAAGAGTTTGATTTTCCTTTGAGTGTTCCAGAGCTTGCTTTGCTTAGTATAGAAGTAAGAGAGTATGATAAGCATGAAAAAGATGATTTTGGTGGACAAATATGTTTGCCAATTCCTGAGCTAAAATCTGGATTCAGAGCAGTCCCTCTATATGATCAGAAGGGCGAAAAGTTAAAATCTGTAAAGCTTTTGATGCGGTTTCAGTTTACATGA